Proteins co-encoded in one Pocillopora verrucosa isolate sample1 chromosome 1, ASM3666991v2, whole genome shotgun sequence genomic window:
- the LOC131789273 gene encoding ubiquitin-like domain-containing CTD phosphatase 1 encodes MAACDAVCVTIKWSGKEYSIDKLSPTDTVGYLKEVIKEKTGVLPERQKLLGLKYKGKTPDDDVRLSALNLKSNTKIMMMGTREEKLAEVISPSEELLNNQVINDFDIEEEEIQIENRDENLAKIDKRISDYKVEIRNPPRAGKKLLVLDVDYTIFDHRSVAETGVELMRPYLHDFLTAAYEHYDIAIWSATSMKWIEAKMKELGIFDNPNYKISFLLDSGAMITVLSTKYGLIETKPLGVIWGKFEEYTSKNTIMFDDLRRNFLMNPQNGLKIRPFREAHKNRHKDRELLKLTKYLKKIAKLDDLSDLNHKHWESYKP; translated from the exons ATGGCAGCTTGTGATGCAGTTTGTGTTACTATAAAATGGAGTGGAAAAGAATATTCTATCGACAAATTATCGCCGACAGACACGGTCGGATATCTAAAAGAGGTGATTAAGGAAAAAACCGGAGTTTTACCCGAAAGACAGAAACTGTTAGGTTTGAAAtataaag ggaAAACTCCTGATGATGATGTGCGCCTGAGCGCCTTAAATTTGAAGTCTAACACAAAGATTATGATGATGGgaacaagagaagaaaaatta GCTGAAGTGATTTCTCCTTCCGAAGAGTTATTGAACAATCAAGTGATAAATGACTTTGACATTGAGGAAGAAGAGATCCAAATAGAAAACAG AGATGAGAATCTTGCCAAAATAGATAAAAGAATATCAGACTATAAAGTGGAAATACGTAATCCACCAAGAGCTGGAAAGAAGTTACTGGTACTTGATGTTGATTACACAATATTTG ATCACAGATCAGTTGCAGAGACTGGTGTGGAACTTATGAGACCATATCTTCATGATTTTCTCACTGCTGCCTATGAGCATTATGACATTGCTATATGGT CTGCCACTAGTATGAAATGGATAGAGGCTAAAATGAAA GAACTTGGTATTTTTGACAATCCAAATTACaagatttcctttcttttggaCAGTGGAGCAATGATTACTGTTCTGTCAACAAAGTATGGGCTTATTGAG ACTAAGCCACTTGGTGTTATATGGGGAAAGTTTGAGGAATACACAAGCAAAAACACCATCATGTTTGATGATCTCAGAAGAAACTTCCTCATGAATCCACAAAATGGTTTGAAG aTCAGACCTTTTCGAGAAGCCCACAAAAATAGACACAAAGACAGAGAACtgttaaaattaacaaagtaCTTGAAGAAGATTGCCAAACTAGATGATCTTAGTGATTTAAACCACAAGCACTGGGAGAG ctacAAGCCATGa
- the LOC131789314 gene encoding galactosylgalactosylxylosylprotein 3-beta-glucuronosyltransferase 3-like, which yields MIRKGLMSPKNILILSFVLSLLGFLWFTNQCLQDSGRSRDDVVRISQMLKKLEKRELSLQEREEEIIKKLKILGIRKINSLFEEGFDEMPTIYFITPTYKRHTQKADLTRLSQTLLHVPKLHWIVVEDSDKKTDLVSHFLESCGVSYTHFAVRTPKQLITKEGDPRWLKARGVEQRNLGLRWIRQNLKDDMKGVVYFGDDDNTYDLRIFEQMRYTKKVSVWPVGLVGGLKWEGPICKDGSVVRFYTMWEPGRPMPVDMAGFAINVKLFMDNPEVEMDPMAKRGYLESSVVGRLATREDFEPLANDCKQILVWHTQTAEPKMKQEDKLKRMGRESDPSMEV from the exons ATGATTAGGAAAGGATTAATGAGtcctaaaaatattttgatactGAGCTTCGTACTTTCTCTTCTTGGATTTTTATGGTTTACAAATCAATGCCTTCAAG ACTCTGGTAGGTCAAGGGATGATGTGGTAAGGATAAGCCAAATGcttaaaaaactggaaaagagaGAGCTCTCATTACAAGAAAGGGAAGAAGAGATCATTAAGAAACTTAAGATCCTAGGGATAAGAAAAATCAACAGTCTGTTTGAAGAAGGCTTTGATGAAATGCCAACTATTTATTTTATCACTCCTACCTATAAAAGACATACACAAAAGGCTGACCTAACAAGACTGTCACAAACACTGTTACATGTCCCTAAACTTCACTGGATAGTAGTAGAAGATTCTGACAAGAAAACAGATCTTGTTTCACATTTCTTGGAATCCTGTGGTGTTAGTTACACACATTTTGCAGTCAGAACTCCAAAGCAGCTCATAACTAAAGAAGGAGACCCAAGGTGGTTAAAAGCCAGAGGTGTAGAACAGAGGAATTTGGGCCTGAGATGGATAAGACAAAATTTAAAGGATGATATGAAAGGTGTTGTATATTTTGGAGATGATGATAACACTTACGATTTGAGAATATTTGAACAG ATGCGATACACAAAGAAAGTATCAGTTTGGCCTGTAGGCTTAGTGGGTGGTTTAAAGTGGGAAGGACCAATTTGCAAAGATGGATCTGTTGTCAGATTTTACACAATGTGGGAGCCAGGACGCCCAATGCCTGTCGACATGGCAGGGTTTGCTATAAATGTCAAACTGTTTATGGATAATCCTGAAGTGGAAATGGACCCGATGGCCAAGAGGGGCTATTTGGAGTCTTCTGTTGTTGGCAGATTGGCAACAAGGGAAGATTTTGAGCCATTGGCTAATGATTGTAAACAG atACTGGTGTGGCACACGCAAACAGCTGAGccgaaaatgaaacaagaagataaattgaaaagaatgGGACGTGAGTCTGATCCATCCATGGAAGTCTAA